A stretch of Mya arenaria isolate MELC-2E11 chromosome 14, ASM2691426v1 DNA encodes these proteins:
- the LOC128218390 gene encoding WD repeat-containing protein 82-like, with product MFIDEMKLTENVVRNFRVAKIFRENTDKITSIDFSSNGETLISSSDDDSIVIYDCQGGTPKRTLNSKKYGVDLIRYTHAVNTALHSSTKIDDTIRYLSLHDNKYIRYFPGHTKKVVCLNMSPINDTFLSGSLDKTIRLWDLRSQNCQGMMHLPGRPVATFDPEGLIFAAGINSECVKLYDLRSFDRGPFATFKLPQDKDCDWTGMKFSPDGKFIVVSTNGQVIRLIDAFQGTPLQTFVGHTNTKGIPLEVSFSPDSLFVFSGSTDGRVHCWSTDTGAKVATMSCDHPGAVQCVGFNPKFMMLATACTNMAFWLPYIDE from the exons ATGTTCATCGACGAAATGAAACTGACTGAAAATGTTGTACGAAATTTTAGAGTTGCCAAAATATTTCGAGAAAATACTGATAAGATCACAAGTATAGACTTTTCCTCAAATGGAGAGACTCTGATATCAAGCAGTGATGACGACTCGATCGTAATATACGACTGTCAAGGAGGgac gccAAAAAGAACATTGAACAGTAAAAAGTATGGAGTTGATCTTATAAGATACACACATGCAGTCAATACTGCCCTACACAGTTCAACAAAAATTGATG acaccATCCGATACCTATCGCTGCATGATAACAAGTACATCAGGTATTTTCCGGGACATacaaaaaa GGTGGTATGTTTGAACATGTCTCCAATAAATGACACTTTCTTGTCGGGATCCCTGGACAAGACAATACGGCTGTGGGATTTACGCTCGCAGAATTGTCAG GGCATGATGCACCTTCCAGGCAGGCCGGTCGCCACCTTTGATCCAGAGGGACTCATATTTGCAGCAGGCATCAACTCCGAGTGTGTCAAACTCTACGATCTTAGGTCCTTTGATAGG GGTCCGTTTGCAACGTTCAAGCTTCCCCAGGACAAGGATTGTGACTGGACTGGGATGAAGTTTAGTCCAGACGGGAAGTTTATTGTCGTTTCCACGAATGGCCAGGTTATCAGACTTATTGATGCCTTTCAGGGAACTCCACTACAGACATTTGTG GGCCACACAAACACTAAAGGGATCCCACTGGAGGTATCCTTCAGCCCGGACTCGCTGTTTGTGTTCAGTGGGTCGACAGACGGGCGTGTGCACTGCTGGAGCACAGACACTGGGGCCAAGGTGGCCACCATGAGCTGCGACCATCCCGGTGCTGTACAGTGCGTAGGCTTCAACCCCAAGTTTATGATGTTGGCCACTGCTTGTACAAACATG GCTTTCTGGTTACCGTACATAGACGAATGA